In Synergistetes bacterium HGW-Synergistetes-1, the genomic window AGAGCTTGCATCAGAAAGGCCTGTTATATTTTATGACCAGCATGGCTGCGGACTTTCCCAACGCAGTCTCAGCAGTGAAGAATATACTGTTTCCTATTATGTGAAGGAGCTGGACGAAGTAATTGTGAAACTGGGCTTGCATTGTGTAAACCTTATGGGGCACTCATGGGGAGCGATGCTGGCAGCCGAGTATTTTCTGAGGAAAAAGCCCAAAAATGTCCGAAGCATTATTTTCTCAGGGCCGCTGCTGAGCGTGCCAATGTGGGAGGCAGACCAGAGAAAATATATAAAAAGACTCCCAGATAAGGATCAAAAGATCATAGAAGATGCAGAGCTCAGGAATTTCTATGAAGAAAGCGGCTATCAGGAAGTAATGATGAAATATTATTGCAGGCATATTTGCAGACTGGATCCATGGCCGGAATACCTTGTCAATGCTCTTGGAAAGATGAACCAGGAAATATACCTTTCAATGTGGGGCCCCAGTGAGTTTACGACCACAGGCAGTCTTAAAGGGGCAGACCTGCTTCCTCGCCTTCATGAGATCACAGTTCCGGCTCTGCTCATTTGCGGAGAACACGACGAAGCCTCGCCGGAAACGATTCTCAAATACAGAGATGCTCTTGCTCAGGGGGAGGTGGCTGTTATTCCCGATGCTTCACACTGCCACCATATCGAAAAGCCTGAGATATTTCTCGCAGTTGTTCGTGATTTTTTGAAAAGATGCGGATGATATTACTACGGAGCGTTAAATATTCTTTCTGCTGCTGAAAATGTTCAGCGTCAACACATCTTTATCCGATCTTTACCTTCGTCCTTCGAAAGATACATTGCATCATCAGCAGCTTTGATCATTTCATCTGCAGTAATCTCTTCAGACCACTCGCATATCCCAATGCTCATGGTCGGGTGACAATTGTCTTCACTGAAGTTCCTGTCCTCAGCGATGCTGTGTTGGATATTTCTGCAGACCAGAAGGGCATCTTCTTTGCTTGTCCCAGGTAATATCATTGCAAATTCGTCTCCGCCGTACCTGAAAGAAAGATCGGAATGTCTTGTGTTCTGCTTGATAATATGAGCGATATTATTGAGGATCTTATCTCCATAAGGGTGACCGCATCTGTCGTTGATCTCCTTGAAATTATCGATGTCAAGAATTATGAGGGTGAATGTAATGCCGTATCTTTTTGCGTCACTGATCGCATAGTGTACGGCCTCTTTAAAGCCACGCCTGTTGATCAATCCTGTCATAAAGTCAGTGTTCAAAGATGAATAATGAATTTTGAAAAGATTGTTGATAGCTATATAAGAGAGGGCGGTCAGGAGGAAAAGGATCAGGTATGTCACATATGATACATTGTTTACGATCTTTTTGATGTAGTCAGAAGAAAAGTCAACTCCTACAAGACCGATAAGTTCGCCGGAATCTTTTATCGGTGCAAAAGCTGTAAGGTAATCGCCCCAAGCCTCGTCTTTTATCATGCCAGTCGCAGTGATAATGCCTTCATTAAACGCACTGAGCTCTTCTTTAGACATCCCGTCCTTTGATCCTATAGGAGAAAAAAGGTCAGACTCAGGATCTTCCCCGTCAAGGATGTACTCGATCTCAGTATCTGAAATCTTCTTTTCTGTAAAGACAAAATCAGCGCCGGTATCCTTTTTGATCCGGCGTAAGAGTTTGTTCATTCTCAGGTAGTAATTTTTATCGAAGCTGCCCTTTGAATAATCAGTTACCATTGATAAGTTTCTGTAGTCGGAAACGTTGTCTTCAATGAACCTTGCAGCAGTAGCAGCGATTCCTTTTGCTTCCTCACTGGCTTCCTTTATCACTATGTCTTTAATATTACCGATCAGGATCGAAGCGACTGAAAAGAGTATTATTGCCAGCAATACCGTGACTGCTGCGGATGATGCAATTACTTTTTTTCTGTCATACTCCATTTCTTCACCATTTTTCTTGTTTTTAATTCGGCAATTTGTGTCAAAAGACTGTCACTTTTGCTCAATCTTATCACATAAAAATTAAAACGGAGCTAAATTATTGAACAATCAATATCAACATGCAATGCATTGATAAAATAAAAAAAAGGTTCCCGATAAATACCGGAAACCCCTGGGATATCTTGGTGGGCGATATTGGCACTCATTTAAAATATAAAAACTATGTTATATCAGGTATTTATGGCATCTCAGTATAAATAATTTATACGGTAATTTATACGTTAAATTGATGCTGGAATTAATTTCTAAAATCATCCTGTACTATTTCACCTCGCCCCGAAGGTTAAGATGTCAGCTGTTGAGATGCTGGATTAAAAACTATCACAGGTAATATTTTTTAAAAAATCATAGTCATATCTTAATTCGGAATGAAACTTATCACATACTCTGCTGTGAATATAATGTATGGACTTACAGATTGCAACTATGTAAAAATTATAACAAACTATTGACAAAACAGAAAAAAAGAGACAAAATGTCCTTATAAATACCCAGAGGAGGTGGAGCGATTGTCCGGATTACTTTTGCTTAGTCAGGCAAGAGAACGTTTTTCACAACGCTACATAGCCTCACATCTTGACGTTTCAACAAAGACAATTCAACGCTGGTCGATGGGGGACACACCATGTCCGCAGAGAATTGAACCGGCACTCAGAGAGCTGCTTCGTTGTAACACCAACACATCAGATGCAGCAGAAAGCAGTTTTACCTTTGCGGATCTTTTTGCCGGAATCGGAGGCATAAGGATGGGGTTTGAAGCACACGGAGGCAGGTGTGTGTTTACCAGTGAGTGGAATGAATTTTCCAAGTCTACCTACCTAGCGAATTTTACTGATAATCATATGTTTGTAGGTGATATTGTCCCGTTTGATGAACATCAGGTTCCTGACCATGATATTCTGCTTGCGGGGTTTCCGTGTCAGCCATTCAGTATAGCCGGAGTAAGCAAGAAAAATTCACTTGGACAGCCACATGGATTTGAATGCACAACACAGGGGACGCTTTTTTTTGATGTTGCCCGTATAATCGCCGCAAAACGCCCCAAAGCCTTTCTGATTGAAAATGTAAAGAATCTTTTATCTCATGACAATGGTAATACATTCAAGGTAATTCTCGACACTCTGAAACATGAGCTTGGCTATGATGTCTATTATAAAATTATTGACGGGCAGCATTTTACGCCCCAACACAGAGAAAGAATCATCATTGTAGGGTTCAGAGAGAAAAAGCCTTTTTCATGGGACGATCTCAGAATTCCTGCAGGAAAGAAGCAGCTTAAATCGGTTTTGCACAGGAAAGATGGAACAGAGCCACACCTGAAATGGGACGAAAACAGATATTTTGATCATACAAAAAACATTGTGCAGCCTAAATATACTTTATCATCGAAACTTTGGAAGTATCTTCAGGATTACGCAGAAAAACACAAAGCCGCTGGCAACGGGTTCGGTTTCGGTCTTGCCTCCCCCGACGGTATCAGCAGAACACTGTCAGCCCGTTATTATAAGGACGGTTCTGAAATACTTATTCCCCAGGAAGACAAAAAAAATCCAAGACGTCTCACTCCAAGGGAGTGTGCAAGGCTTATGGGTTTCCCTGACACTTTTGTTATACCTGTGAGTGATACTCAGGCATACCGGCAGTTTGGCAACAGTGTTGTTGTACCTGTGATAAAAGAGGTGGCAAGAATCATGCTGCCGCATGTGATAAAAAATACTGATGCAGATATTGCTGCTTATTATTCAAGGACTGCGATATGAAAAAGGGATATCTTTCACAGTATTTTACAGGAGTGGCTACAAAAATACTAAGTGAAGTTGAAACTGATATCCGCACCTCTCACCAGCATGAGTTCAATGGCGTTGAAGGTCTGAAGGTTATACTTGGAACACTGGATGGAGACACAAAAATCCGCTTAAAGGCCAATTTTCTGTATTTTTCCGATCAGGATCCGGAACCAGTCTCAGACGACGGTGAAATGACATGGTATGATGCAAGAGCTAAGGCCAGACTTGAACGGGGTGTCAACCGCTATGAACACCGTCTCTATTTTTCCAGTAACACTGTTCTTGACTGTGCTGCTGAAGGTGATCTGTTGCTGATCGCAAAAAAACAGGATGGCTCTCTGCTCGTGATTATTGCAGAAAAAGGCAGTACAATTTCAAAACAGCTGCTTTGGCTTTTCGGAATGCTTGACAGCAGTTATCCAAATTTTTCAATAAGGTCAGAACTTGAAACAGAACAGGACAGGATAGAGTTTGCATCGCGAACAATACTTGAAAATATCGGCATTGAAGTAGAGGTTGCGGATGAATCCTACCTTGACAGGATGCTTGAGCTTTTTGATGGCGGATTCCCCAATACAAAACTTTTCTCTGCATATGCCCGCTCAACACTGCCGGATTTAAATCCTGCAGATGACCCCGATGCAGCAATAATCGCATGGATAGAAAGAGAAGAAATTCTTTTCAGAACCCTCGAAAAACATCTGATTGCAGACCGGCTCCAGAAAGGCTTTAATAATGAAACAGGAGGAACAGTCGATGTTGACGGATTTATAAGTTTTTCTCTTTCCGTACAGAACAGGCGGAAAAGCAGGGCTGGCGCAGGGCTTGAAAATCATCTTGAAGAAATTTTTAATGGATGTGGCATCAGATATTCAAGATCAGTTTTTACGGAAGGAAGAAAAAGTCCGGACTTCCTTTTCCCTGGTAAGAGAGAATACGATGACTCGTTATATAATCCACTGAATCTTACAATGCTTGGTGTCAAAACAACATGTAAGGACAGATGGCGTCAGGTACTCTCGGAAGCAGCGCGCATACGAAATAAACACCTCTTTACTCTGGAGGCTGCAATATCAGAACATCAGACGGATGAAATGAAGTCTGACAGGCTTCAGCTGGTTCTGCCGTCATCTCTTTATGAAACATATACTCCTTCCCAGCGCAGCTGGTTAATAAACCTCACTGAATTTATTAATACAGTAAAAACAAGGCAGGAAATGCAGTTAAATTAAATGGACGTCCACTCACCTGAACAGCGCAGCTTTAATATGTCCCGGATCCGGAGTACGGATACCAAACCTGAGATTATTGTCCGCAAGTGGTTATGGGCAAAAGGATACCGTTACCGTTTATACAGAAAAGACCTTCCCGGCAGACCAGACATAGTAATATCGCGATATAAAACTGCAGTTTTCATTAACGGATGTTTCTGGCATCATCATGAAGGCTGTCATTATGCTACAATCCCGGCGACCCGGACTGAATGGTGGACTGATAAATTTCTGAAGACAGCAGAAAGAGACAGGAATGCCGTTCAGAAACTCGAAAACGCAGGATGGAATGTTGTTACAATCTGGGAGTGCGAAATCAGGAGTGGCCGGTTTGAAGAGATTCTAATGGACCGGTTACTCAAAACGGAACCTAAGACTTAAAACCAAGAACTGCGTTTGTGTTTTCTGGAAATGTTCAGAAGGGTGGATCAAAACAGTGGCGAACAATATAAATTACATACAGAAGCTGCTGGACAGAGTTGGCCTGCATCAGACAGAAGATAAGGGGTGCTATATTGCCCCGCCTTTATCACTTTTTCTCAGGATCAGAAATCCGGGTTCCACACATTATTTTCATTCACGTGTTACTTCTGACCCAGTAATATTCTATGTACCGGAACATATTATGCCGGAACCGTCAGTCGATTACTCCCTGTTATCCCATATGAAAAAAGCAGGACTCGATTTTATGTCAGGCTGTTATGTTCTCTTTCCCGCAACGGGGATTAATGCCTTTTACGTTGGCAGCAGTGAAATAAAGGCAGCCAAATCGGACAAAGCAGATCCCTGTTCCATTTACTCTGAAATACTGAAAATAAGGGACATAAACAATAAAAACAATCCGGTGAGAAAATTTGTTCAGAAGAATAAAATATTCAGATCATATGAAGCTGCTGAATGGATCCGGTCATGCAACATCATGGTGATCCCGCTGCTGAAATGCAGCAGCCAGGACAGAATTCCTGTCTGTCAGGCGTTTACAAAATATCTTCAGTATGTTTACTCAGACATGATGCCTCTAGAGTAGAGGCCATTTTTTTCATAAATTTAACCTCATATTTACGAGCAATCTTATCCATATTTCTCAATTCTTTGTAATTATAAACATGGAATTTTGCCTGCTTTTTTATAAAATATATTCTGTATAAACAATAGTCGTCTTTATTTTTATCGGCAAAATTAAGTTCGCCATCCGACATATAAAAGCCGTCCTGTTTATTTGTATCAGTAGTTTTTACCTCAATATATTTAATCTTATAGTTGTCAGAACCTTCAATGAGACTAACAGATTTGATATCATACCCAGCCATGTCATTTTTTCCTGATACTAGTTCCACCATGCCAATCAAATCTTTTCTGTTGCTTTCTTTAAGTTTTCGACGTTCATAATCAAGGACGGCTTTTTCACCTTTGTTTCCCAGTTCCTTATTTTTTGAATCATTACTATTATATTCACCTTTGCGAGTCTTCCCCTCTGAAGGTTTACCTTTGTTTTCTCGCGGAAAATGCAGTTCTTTTTCTTCATCACTGTCACTGAGTATTATTTCATCGGGTATGTTGCCAGATTTTTTGTCTTTAGTATCATGTGTCTTTATGCTATTCAGATAATATTTATAAAATTCACTGTCAACACCAAAAATAATTTGAATAAGCTTATCATTGGTATCGGATATATAAGCCCCACGGTGGCATTCGAGCTCTCCGGTTTTTTTTATATCATAGAACAGATTGAGTTTTTCCCTCTTACGAAGACTGGCATTTTGTTTGTAATAATCTACAAGTTCTTTTTTTTTCGAATCAAATATATCATAAAGCCTAATTGGTTCCAGTAATTGTGTATATTGTGACAGGTCAACCTTAAAAATTTCTTTTACATTTGGTTGTTCTTTTTCATAACCAGGAGGAAGACAGTTAGTAATATAACCGTCTTCTGAAGCAATGGAATAGCCAATGAATTTAGGATCTTTATTTTTATGTTCTAAGTGAAATATTATATCTCCTTTCCTTATTTCTTTGATTTTTGACCAAAATACAGGTTTGTGCCCTCCTTTGTCTTTTTCATCAGCCCAGGCAGATTTCTTAAACGCCCACACGCCTGTTCGATTAAGCTTTTTTCTCATTTCAATATATACTTTCATTTTTTATTCCTCCGTTTTAACTTTGTGGTTGGTTATATTAATTATCATGGTAGGGACGATCCCGCTGCACTTACTTTCATTTCTATCTGTTTCGCTTTTATTATCTGCTCTAAGTCCATCTAAGCTACCTAGTAACACCTCTAAAACTTTTAAATCTGCTTTTTTGTTTTCTGGATCTTGTTCCTCTTCAGTATGTTTTTTCAATTGGTTAACATACAATATTAGCGATTCAATAAGAAGCTTATTTTCCGTTACGGGTGAACCAATGAATCCATCAAGCATATATTCCGCGTATTTGTTTATGTCGTGTGTATATATTATTTCTTTGTGATTTTGTGCTGATGAAATATTGCGGATAGGGCAGCATAATATATGCAATGGATCAGAACAGAAATCGTTTTCTAATAAGTAACAAGGAGCAAGATAGTGTAGCGGAATGAATGTTTTTTCCCATTTACATTTGCTATCAGGAATACACGTAGGTGAAATAAGTTCTGGAATAGCATATAACATATCTATTTCGCCATAGATGTCTTTATAAAAGACTCCGAAGTTTGAAATAGATTTGTAAGATGTCTTGGAAAAAACATTTTTAGGCAGGTGTATTGCTTCTCCAGAATTTGATATCTCTATATCATTGGGTCTTTCATGCAATAATTCCCACTGAAAGTAGTCCCCTTTAAAACTTTTTAGCGGCACGGCATTTTTCTTCCCCGTCCACTTTGCCTGCATGAAGGAAATTCGTATACAGTTTTTGATTTTATTATTACATATTACTATCGTCATTAAATCTGCAATTTCTTTTGTTATTTTGGCCCGTGCTAACGCTGGAGATTTATAAGTTGCGTTAATTTTTTGGTGGGTTTCTTTAATTATAAACGCGCTTTCAACATTTAATGAATCTATATCTTTAAAACAATCACTCATTGTTCGAAATATCTCGACCTCACCAAGGGTTTTATTGTTTTTATTAATTTTTTGTTTAAGTTTATTATTTAAACAGTCCTTCATATTAAACGACAAATTAATCCCCTCTTTGTTTTTAATATAATATTACCATTCATTATAATAAAAGTTAAAGTTTTATTAGAAGTATGTTGTAAATATAATTGTGTATTAATCAAATAACTAATTGGTAATATGTCGATAAGGGTTAAGGAAATCAAAGCCATGATATAAATTACCCTTTTCCAACGAAAAGTAGTTCCCCATGCTGCAAGGTCTTCTTTCATAAGTTCGCTTGACATAGACTAAAAATTTTTAGCTGCTTTTGCGTAACACTTACAGGTGGATCTGTATCAATGTAACTGAAGTGAAAAAATCATAGGTAAAAGTTTAGATGTATATAATTGTATATGCAAGCTAAAATGTTAAAAGGAAATCATCATAACAAAAATAAAATGTAAAAATTAATGATATGTTATTTTTTTAAGTGATCTTCTTGCTTTTTGCTATGTTTTAAAAATAATTTTCTGGAGTTGGTTTGCAGCATTTTGTAAGCAATATTCAAATAAATTTCTCATGTATCAAGAGGTCTCTTGCTGTGTATTTGAATTATAGTCAAGTAAACTTACAGCGAGTTTGTATGGCAAAATTATTCTATTGCAAACAAAACTAAAATACGCTACACTCCTTTAGAGCATATAGAAGAATTGTTTTTCCGTTAGCGAAACGCGACGAAATATATGCA contains:
- a CDS encoding restriction endonuclease, producing MKKGYLSQYFTGVATKILSEVETDIRTSHQHEFNGVEGLKVILGTLDGDTKIRLKANFLYFSDQDPEPVSDDGEMTWYDARAKARLERGVNRYEHRLYFSSNTVLDCAAEGDLLLIAKKQDGSLLVIIAEKGSTISKQLLWLFGMLDSSYPNFSIRSELETEQDRIEFASRTILENIGIEVEVADESYLDRMLELFDGGFPNTKLFSAYARSTLPDLNPADDPDAAIIAWIEREEILFRTLEKHLIADRLQKGFNNETGGTVDVDGFISFSLSVQNRRKSRAGAGLENHLEEIFNGCGIRYSRSVFTEGRKSPDFLFPGKREYDDSLYNPLNLTMLGVKTTCKDRWRQVLSEAARIRNKHLFTLEAAISEHQTDEMKSDRLQLVLPSSLYETYTPSQRSWLINLTEFINTVKTRQEMQLN
- a CDS encoding proline iminopeptidase, encoding MSAHTMEEKYISTEMGKIWTEIYGAEKSGVPLLVIHGGPGFKSMPQVVSELASERPVIFYDQHGCGLSQRSLSSEEYTVSYYVKELDEVIVKLGLHCVNLMGHSWGAMLAAEYFLRKKPKNVRSIIFSGPLLSVPMWEADQRKYIKRLPDKDQKIIEDAELRNFYEESGYQEVMMKYYCRHICRLDPWPEYLVNALGKMNQEIYLSMWGPSEFTTTGSLKGADLLPRLHEITVPALLICGEHDEASPETILKYRDALAQGEVAVIPDASHCHHIEKPEIFLAVVRDFLKRCG
- a CDS encoding DNA (cytosine-5-)-methyltransferase, whose amino-acid sequence is MERLSGLLLLSQARERFSQRYIASHLDVSTKTIQRWSMGDTPCPQRIEPALRELLRCNTNTSDAAESSFTFADLFAGIGGIRMGFEAHGGRCVFTSEWNEFSKSTYLANFTDNHMFVGDIVPFDEHQVPDHDILLAGFPCQPFSIAGVSKKNSLGQPHGFECTTQGTLFFDVARIIAAKRPKAFLIENVKNLLSHDNGNTFKVILDTLKHELGYDVYYKIIDGQHFTPQHRERIIIVGFREKKPFSWDDLRIPAGKKQLKSVLHRKDGTEPHLKWDENRYFDHTKNIVQPKYTLSSKLWKYLQDYAEKHKAAGNGFGFGLASPDGISRTLSARYYKDGSEILIPQEDKKNPRRLTPRECARLMGFPDTFVIPVSDTQAYRQFGNSVVVPVIKEVARIMLPHVIKNTDADIAAYYSRTAI
- a CDS encoding very short patch repair endonuclease: MDVHSPEQRSFNMSRIRSTDTKPEIIVRKWLWAKGYRYRLYRKDLPGRPDIVISRYKTAVFINGCFWHHHEGCHYATIPATRTEWWTDKFLKTAERDRNAVQKLENAGWNVVTIWECEIRSGRFEEILMDRLLKTEPKT